A region of Actinomycetota bacterium DNA encodes the following proteins:
- a CDS encoding protoglobin domain-containing protein, with translation MSQTDIPGYTYGDQDVASSPLSMDEFNQLKQTVTFGEEDVDALRTSRDVLADQVSDVLDVWYDFIASTPHLLEAFSSRDDGEPIQRYLDRVRERFGQWILDTAAANYDQTWLDYQHEIGLRHHRAKKNVTDDVDAVDHIPLRYVLALHYPVTATLKSFLSNKGHSDDEVDAMHQAWIKSVLLQLILWTRPYVAEEDF, from the coding sequence ATGAGTCAGACAGACATCCCCGGTTACACGTACGGCGACCAGGACGTGGCGAGCTCGCCCCTGTCCATGGACGAATTCAACCAACTCAAACAGACGGTGACGTTCGGCGAGGAGGACGTCGATGCGTTGCGGACCTCACGGGATGTCCTGGCGGACCAGGTGTCCGACGTGCTCGACGTCTGGTACGACTTCATCGCCTCCACCCCGCACCTGCTGGAGGCCTTCTCCAGTCGTGACGATGGGGAGCCCATCCAGCGCTACCTCGACCGGGTGCGTGAGCGGTTCGGCCAGTGGATCCTCGACACCGCAGCGGCCAACTACGACCAGACCTGGCTGGACTACCAGCACGAGATCGGGCTGCGTCACCATCGCGCCAAGAAGAACGTCACCGACGACGTCGATGCGGTCGATCACATCCCGCTGCGCTACGTGCTCGCGCTGCACTACCCAGTCACCGCCACCCTGAAATCGTTCCTGAGCAACAAAGGCCACAGCGACGACGAGGTCGATGCCATGCACCAGGCCTGGATCAAGTCGGTGTTGCTCCAGCTCATCCTCTGGACGCGCCCGTACGTCGCCGAGGAGGACTTCTAA